The sequence AGAATTTCTCTCCTTTGACCTCGTTTgcgtctctctctccagctccaagTCTTTTCACAGGATTcttcttcagcagctgcagacggACGATTGAGCCTCCGTAATGTTGTTTTACAATGATGtcgtcaacaacaacaacaacagtgttcACATGTGAAACATTTAGATTAGCTTAGAAAAAGCCCAGGAGATGAGAAAAGCCCTTCATCAAGCCAAACTGTGGGTATTTCTTTTCAGTGAACAATTGACTGAATATGActcatttcaaatgttatttgaaataatataGCTGCTCTTTATAACCTGGTAATCCTTTTCTTAGTGTCTGTGCACGTTACTGGGCCAGAAGAAGCAAGACACAATAAATAATACACTATAATACTATAATGTCCTGGTGGACTGTAGCTGTTTCTCTATTGAAATGAATACAATCATATCttcttttaaagctgcagtgcaGCAAATGAATTCTACCTTAAACTAACAGAGTAACACCAGTATAACAACAGGCCCGTTAGGTTCCTCACTGTATTTTAATGCTAAACATCTTTCTGATTGTTACCTGTTTTACCAGGAAATGTCCCAAAGCGTCACCTTTCATAATGTGCttacttgattctgattggctgctgggtgtctgttaaaaagtgataatggacaccGTCTAAGTAGCTCCGATCAAACTGTCTCTTCACCGTCAGTCAGAGCGTCACCAGGCTAGTTTAGTGATCGTTAGCGCTGGTCCTTCACcgtctcatcctctgaacaccacaggaagtagactgatcccctctgaactcactgagCCTTTGGATCGCACGATCACTTTCTAATCTCGTCTTTGAACTGTTTACGTCAATGATCCCCGTTCACAGAGGAGAACCTGAGCCAGCATCATTTAGCAGGTTCTATGGATCATTCAGGAAGTTTTAGTAACCACTGAGAAGGTTCTAGAGGCCCTTTAGGAGGTTCTGGGTGTTTTTAGGCTTGAGGGCTCCTTAAATGGGTCACTGCAGTCTTTCAGGAGGTTCCAGTGGGATTTCAGGGAACTTTAGGGGTCCTGTAGGGTGTTAGACAGCGTTCTCAGTCTCAAAcaataaagagaggaagaacTCTGTTCACACCACCAGTACAGCTGGACACTATTGGAGAACCTCTGACAAGGAGGCTCGTGGTGAAATAAGACCTGACTAACACATGTTACATCATACATATCTcacatagaaaaataaaaccatgagagttgagggagagcaggagaaaaagaggctTTTACCTTCTGGATGATGGCGACAGCATCAGGAGGAAGAGAGCCTGGATACTGCACATCATCGTTGACGATGCTGTCaaacacctcctcctcatcctcaccagGGAACGGAGACTTTTGGCAGGACAGAGAGATGCTGAGTTACAGATTCAGTTCTTTCATTCAAAGAAAAAGCAAGGTTACAAATGTGCAGGTGTTAACAACCTCTCCCACGAGCATCTCAAAGACGAGGACGCCCATCCCCCACCAGTCCACTGCCCGGGTGTAGTTGTCGTCTGTCAGCACCTCAGGAGCCAGAAACTCAGGAGTGCCACAGAAAGTCGACGTTCGGTCTCCGTGACCCATCCCTGCCGAACAGAGGAGTCATCACAGGTCGACTGAAGACAGGTTTTGTATTAAATCCAGAATCACAGGTGATTAAATCCTCTATGTGTAGGATTTGAccatttcacatattttcactTCAATAGATTTTCAATAGTTTCTAAAAATCACCATAATCTCATAAGAACTCAACACGTGGGTGTAAGTCTGCATCCATCAACCTGTTAAGTTGAAGAGATAATCCATAAAATGAGCTGTAGCAGCTGTGTTTTGCAGGGACAGTAGAGGAGTCAGGTGATGTGTACGTCGTGTGTTAAATCAAGTCACCTTCTTTACAAAGTCCAAAGTCTGTGATTTTTACAAATCCGTCTGCATCCATCAACAGGTTGTCCAGCTTCAGATCTCTGTGGAAAACACACGATGACTGTTATTATACAGTTCCTGCACAGACTCTgacatcttttaaatcacttaGTAAAACCTCTCTGTTTTACTTCCAACATGTCTTACTGTTGTTCtttatttggtattttattcttttaatctTGTACCATCTAAGTGCCTGATCTGATTCGCCTCAtttcctgaaatgttttaatgccGTTTACAAAACCAaagtttattaatattattgctATAATCACAGTGACGTGACATCAGCTTTGACTCACCGATAGATGATTTTGTTTAGATGAAGGAACTCTAAACCCAGCAGGACGCACGCTGAATAAAACctgcacacaacaacaacagattaCTGATAATAAAACTGAATGTGGTCAAACTTACTGCGCCACATAATCATTTTCCAAACCCAGAGAGTTTCTTTGATGATccttaaaaactaattttaattGGAAAAGCTCTATTATGATAtctactgtctctctctctggaccaTAGAGGGACCTCCTGGTGGTTTGCTAACAGCAGGAGGACATACGGACCTGGTCTGAGCCTCGGTGAAGACGTTGTTGTGGATGTGGATCATCAGGTCGCCGCCTGGTAAATACTCCATGACGAAGCAGACGTGGTCGCCGGTCTGGAAGCAGCCGTGCAGGTTCACCAGGAACGGGTGTCGAGACGCGTTGATCATCTCAAAGATCCTCTTCTCACTCATGAGGCTGCGGAACGAAACCTCAGATTAACACCAGTTAACTCTGAACTCATTACATCTCCCAGATCTTTAGACCTGGACTGGATGACTTCAAtgaagttttaatgttttttgtcaAGTATCAGCACATATTGAGGAATAAGTGTGGCCTTGGATCTACGGGTAAAGGAAATTACAAACAAATGGGCTCCTAAATTAAAAGCTAAATGAAGCCAATTTGAGctatttgttctgcttttgttttattttggcttaaaactaatttaaattACAGCAAACATTTAAATTACTCTTATTTTGCTGTAATGGCTTTTCTAATCTGTTAATGGAGAATCCAATAAAAGTTCTTTATTCTGTTAAATAGACTTTAATGAAGTAAAACACTCAACGCGGATTCTTGGTGTTTACAAACTGACTCTATTTGGAGGTTACAGGGTCTCACCAGTTAGATTTGGTGTGATGTGCCAACGTGTTGATATATTAGTATGAGATGTCTGCTGCCACCTCAAATTACTGGAAGTGAGTGGAGTTTGTGGAGATGAAACCACTGAGTTTACTGGAACTACTTTCCTCTGAAGAATCCCTTGTAACTAGTCTAGTTTGTTGCTAAAGCTTGCCCAGTCCTTTCACACTCACCTGTCCACTTCATCACGAGTCACTATGTCTTTTTTCTTCAAGGCTTTGATGGCGTACAGTTTTCCTGTCTTCTTAAACTCTGCCAGCAGGACCTGGACAGAGACATTAACAGCTAACCAACTCAGGACACGATGAGCGTAAAGGATACCTCCAGCATCTTTACACCTGGGGCCTTGTTAAAtatcctttccataatgctgtcacacaacaatctgagcctgtcagtggatcaaacaagctcttttagcagttgtcccaaaggatcacgttacGGCTggggtgatctactggaccagttccaacacttttttaTCACTTCGAACCAAAAATATGCAAACAATAGGGTCCAGGTGTTAAAAGAGTAAAACTTTTGGACTGTTACCTTCCCAAAGTGTCCTCTGCCCAAAACTGAGATGTATTTGTAGTCTTCCATCTGCATCCttgtgaaaaaagagaaaaacagaaaaagaaaataaaggccGAGCTTCATTCTTAACTTTGACCGTATATAAAATAAGacctgcgagtgtgtgtgtgtgtgtgtgtgtgtgtgtgtacttcagAGCAGACACAGGCTGATCCTCACTTCCTTCTGTATTGCTTATGGATGACTGCAAATAGAGACAAAGTTTGGAACATTTTAGCCACAGATCGAATCCCAGTATGTCTCCAGACGTTTGTCTTCATTTCAATCACCTCACAAACGGAGTTTCAGCAATAATTCATTTATGTAATCTAACGGATGATGACAGCTCTAAATGGTAGGTCTATATATCTGAAATAAAACGATAAAATGCCACAATTCAGGTAGAATAATTCTCCTCTTGAGCCTCAGTTCATTTGAATCAACATTATAATACTATATAATACTTTATATAtcatgaaacacaaatgaaactTTCATGTTTCATTGTTTATAATGTTAAAGGTTAAAGAATTTAGACTTCGGCTACAGTTTCACTCATCATTTTGAATTAGATGATGACTGTGAATAGAAAATCCCCCAACATGCCCTTTACAGCAGGTTTGTCATTTACCAGTTTTTCTTGCAGTGCAGGCACAGATGATGTTTTGTGTGCTGTAGTGATGATGGCTGAGGTGGCGTCTCCCTGGTTGAGGCTGGTGGGAGCAGTTTGACCCTCAGTAATGCTGAGTCTGATTACTGGAGCTTCACTGCAGGtgcacaggaaagaaaaaaacagagcaaaaaaatgGTTCAGTTGTGACCCCAACAGTCAGGGGCACTCATACTAAAACACTGGTACTACAGAGTGAAGAACTGTAGTCATAAGTCATCCATTAAAACCCccaaaacaaactgtaaaacaaacaaactattgAAGGTGATGCTACACCACAAGCTGGGAATTAGTACAGTTCAGGCAGAAGTTTACACTCTACCAGTGatgctgcaacataatcctttggggtaACTGCACCTGATTAAAGTAgctccactaaaagtgcttgtttttgccactggaaggtaaaattgctgtatttatgaatggagtctggtgtgtgtacagagagcgatataacggctgttaaaccaaaaggatcttccaggtctctctctgtagggatcctttccatgatgctgtcacacacttagaataacactctgagcctgtcagtggatcaaacaagctcttttagtggacctactttggtCTGCAGGGCTGCCCTGGAAGATTATCGGTACGTTGCAGTCATTGCAGCCCAAATCCAAacctttttgtacctaccagtcatttagacaccataATATGTATGAAAAAATACAGATGTTATCCTTTAAGTACAAATTCAAGATGCATGTAAAATGCAAGACATAAAAATGAgtgcagcagtaatattaatctGATAACATGATATATAATAGTAAAACTGTCAGTGACCATTTTAATGcactgagtacttttacttttgatactttaagtacatttagctgataatactTACATACCTTTACTTAATAAAATAAGGTTTTCTGTGCAGGACTTagtattttcactgtgtgtgttagaactGCTACTGAAGTAAAGGACCTGAGACGTATCTAACATAATGGATCATTTCAGACCTTGGCAGTGGAGTGGTGGTTTGAGGCTCCCTCTCAGTGGGACGTGGGGTGTTGTTGGCCACCAGGTCGGGGGTCGTAGAGAGGGACGAGCTGAAGGTGGTGAAGGAGCTGTAGCGAGGGAGGATGCTCATCATCACATGACCCCACGTGGCGAAATTCATATTCATCTGGGCCGCTCTGAGGAAGTTCTTccctgaggaggaaaacaaatcaACCAAGGATGGACCAGTTTAAACACTgcaggaaataaagacaaatcaaatgtgtgtctgtgcacaggTCGCTCGTCTGCACCTCTCTCTTTAGTGAAGATGCATCGCTGACGTCTCAGTTTCGGCTGACGCTCAACAACAGCGTCAATAAATCGAAGCTGTAACgtgaagaaaaagacaagttCTTTTAATGGTTTCAGTTTCTGAGCCATATTATCAACATTACTGTTAGCAAACTTTGGCAAAAAATATGTGATACCACGTCTGCATCAACATCGTTGCTGTGGGATACTGTGTAAAGTGTAACGTTGATTAACCCTGTAATGTACATGGATGGGAGAATAACgtctaactaactaactcattacaaaaaagaaaaagtaggaAAGGAAATGCTATAAAAGTGTGTTTCAGCCCATTAAAATTGTCACCAActtcatctgtttttgtcatatttggcCATTATTACTTATCACGATAGATTCTGGTGAATATGACCACCAGgtgatattaaattaaaaattattccACCCGGTAGTGAATATTGCATTTTGACAACAGGTAATTTGATGTGGTTTGAATAATTCCTTCCCAAGACTTTTAAAGaataactggtatttttaaacctgggcccaattctaagccaccagactccactgacaaaaactacaattttaCTTTGCAGGACTCTGATTTGCTGGTCTGTCGCTGCTTTGATCGATTAGTTTGTTCATTCtattgtgtgttatacaaatatagtgttggatccaaactaacccttaaaacaccaaagttacacaataaaacaaataaactaactggTTGAGgcagccagcagctcctgtgttctgagaggtaaaattactgcttttgtcaatgcagtctggtgtcTTTGGAGAGAACAATatagcagctgtttgtggttaaataaatctgtagggatcctttccatactGCTGTCAGACACGCTGGGTCCATTCAGGCACAATCCTGAGTGCAGGTCACTCATGTTTTGGCAGCACTCAGAGCCAATAACACCTGTAGCAGTCATGTATTTTGGGCACTGAGCTCTGCTGAGGGTGACCgacacagcagcactgagcctGAACGCATCCAAGTGGAAACTTATCTTCAAATATCCTGTAATACCTG comes from Pempheris klunzingeri isolate RE-2024b chromosome 7, fPemKlu1.hap1, whole genome shotgun sequence and encodes:
- the LOC139204345 gene encoding serine/threonine-protein kinase N2-like isoform X2, which produces MLSTAQQMLQDSRSKIELIRLQIIKVTQAGSSTSGGGGIGGDDGGDHNSSTHGGSSPVAVSPVDARLAELQHYMQRETDALLLAKDVVKQLEGISSLDQKALAEAQSRVQESSQKLGLLRLSLEKCLKEKKQEPLQQPAGGVDPLEGPPFPQNSRPGCHLSSSPPIFSIRPASLTGKLEVRLLGCEDLWKPPTNPEQENHLSPTENSPSAPHRTDGPSVEISAVLRLDTRVVGKTRWAAVDKLSWDQTFCIQLERSRELEVGVLWRDRRAMCAVKFLRLVEMMDHPNHHQDFSLEPQGLLYAELRFIDAVVERQPKLRRQRCIFTKERGKNFLRAAQMNMNFATWGHVMMSILPRYSSFTTFSSSLSTTPDLVANNTPRPTEREPQTTTPLPSEAPVIRLSITEGQTAPTSLNQGDATSAIITTAHKTSSVPALQEKLSSISNTEGSEDQPVSALKMQMEDYKYISVLGRGHFGKVLLAEFKKTGKLYAIKALKKKDIVTRDEVDSLMSEKRIFEMINASRHPFLVNLHGCFQTGDHVCFVMEYLPGGDLMIHIHNNVFTEAQTRFYSACVLLGLEFLHLNKIIYRDLKLDNLLMDADGFVKITDFGLCKEGMGHGDRTSTFCGTPEFLAPEVLTDDNYTRAVDWWGMGVLVFEMLSPFPGEDEEEVFDSIVNDDVQYPGSLPPDAVAIIQKLLKKNPVKRLGAGERDANEVKGEKFFETIDWEALLAKKMKPPFLPSIKESMDVSNFDSEFTRLQPILSPPSKPFSLSAEQQEAFADFDFCALHG
- the LOC139204345 gene encoding serine/threonine-protein kinase N2-like isoform X1, whose translation is MLSTAQQMLQDSRSKIELIRLQIIKVTQAGSSTSGGGGIGGDDGGDHNSSTHGGSSPVAVSPVDARLAELQHYMQRETDALLLAKDVVKQLEGISSLDQKALAEAQSRVQESSQKLGLLRLSLEKCLKEKKQEPLQQPAGGVDPLEGPPFPQNSRPGCHLSSSPPIFSIRPASLTGKLEVRLLGCEDLWKPPTNPEQENHLSPTENSPSAPHRTDGPSVEISAVLRLDTRVVGKTRWAAVDKLSWDQTFCIQLERSRELEVGVLWRDRRAMCAVKFLRLVEMMDHPNHHQDFSLEPQGLLYAELRFIDAVVERQPKLRRQRCIFTKERGKNFLRAAQMNMNFATWGHVMMSILPRYSSFTTFSSSLSTTPDLVANNTPRPTEREPQTTTPLPSEAPVIRLSITEGQTAPTSLNQGDATSAIITTAHKTSSVPALQEKLSSISNTEGSEDQPVSALKMQMEDYKYISVLGRGHFGKVLLAEFKKTGKLYAIKALKKKDIVTRDEVDSLMSEKRIFEMINASRHPFLVNLHGCFQTGDHVCFVMEYLPGGDLMIHIHNNVFTEAQTRFYSACVLLGLEFLHLNKIIYRDLKLDNLLMDADGFVKITDFGLCKEGMGHGDRTSTFCGTPEFLAPEVLTDDNYTRAVDWWGMGVLVFEMLVGESPFPGEDEEEVFDSIVNDDVQYPGSLPPDAVAIIQKLLKKNPVKRLGAGERDANEVKGEKFFETIDWEALLAKKMKPPFLPSIKESMDVSNFDSEFTRLQPILSPPSKPFSLSAEQQEAFADFDFCALHG
- the LOC139204345 gene encoding serine/threonine-protein kinase N2-like isoform X3 → MLSTAQQMLQDSRSKIELIRLQIIKVTQAGSSTSGGGGIGGDDGGDHNSSTHGGSSPVAVSPVDARLAELQHYMQRETDALLLAKDVVKQLEGISSLDQKALAEAQSRVQESSQKLGLLRLSLEKCLKEKKQEPLQQPAGGVDPLEGPPFPQNSRPGCHLSSSPPIFSIRPASLTGKLEVRLLGCEDLWKPPTNPEQENHLSPTENSPSAPHRTDGPSVEISAVLRLDTRVVGKTRWAAVDKLSWDQTFCIQLERSRELEVGVLWRDRRAMCAVKFLRLVEMMDHPNHHQDFSLEPQGLLYAELRFIDAVVERQPKLRRQRCIFTKERGKNFLRAAQMNMNFATWGHVMMSILPRYSSFTTFSSSLSTTPDLVANNTPRPTEREPQTTTPLPSEAPVIRLSITEGQTAPTSLNQGDATSAIITTAHKTSSVPALQEKLSSISNTEGSEDQPVSALKMQMEDYKYISVLGRGHFGKVLLAEFKKTGKLYAIKALKKKDIVTRDEVDSLMSEKRIFEMINASRHPFLVNLHGCFQTGDHVCFVMEYLPGGDLMIHIHNNVFTEAQTRFYSACVLLGLEFLHLNKIIYRDLKLDNLLMDADGFVKITDFGLCKEGMGHGDRTSTFCGTPEFLAPEVLTDDNYTRAVDWWGMGVLVFEMLVGESPFPGEDEEEVFDSIVNDDVQYPGSLPPDAVAIIQKDP